The following proteins are encoded in a genomic region of Phycisphaera sp.:
- the proC gene encoding pyrroline-5-carboxylate reductase, with the protein MSPASKHVDVCPLLVIGGGAMAGAILAGAAKADLLDGPCIVAEPDQTKRKALSAMAPSIDAVESIAAAFEALPYDDASVLLAVKPQMLPGVAEEIDAAVGERMLEDRCIISILAGVTTSRLSGALKGRVVRAMPNLPAKVGMGATAISGSENATGEDLDRAHRLFRAAGEVYDVPESAIDAFTGVAGSGPAYAFLLAEAMAAGGLEAGQEAGLTGASIRAIVAQTLRGASEMLLTEEDGKLPDPAELRAAVTSKGGTTAAALGVLEARGMRDAVRDAVLAAARRAGELGN; encoded by the coding sequence ATGAGCCCAGCATCCAAACATGTCGACGTCTGCCCGCTCCTGGTCATCGGCGGGGGGGCCATGGCTGGGGCCATCTTGGCGGGCGCGGCGAAGGCCGACCTGCTGGACGGACCCTGTATCGTCGCCGAGCCAGATCAGACCAAGCGGAAGGCCCTGAGCGCCATGGCCCCCTCGATCGACGCGGTGGAGTCCATCGCCGCCGCCTTCGAGGCCTTGCCCTACGACGACGCCTCGGTACTCCTGGCCGTCAAGCCGCAGATGCTGCCGGGCGTCGCCGAAGAGATCGACGCGGCCGTCGGCGAGCGGATGCTGGAGGATCGCTGCATCATCAGCATCCTGGCGGGTGTGACCACGAGCAGGCTGTCAGGAGCACTCAAGGGCCGGGTCGTCCGGGCCATGCCCAACCTCCCGGCGAAGGTGGGCATGGGCGCGACGGCCATCAGCGGGAGCGAGAACGCCACCGGCGAAGACCTGGATCGCGCCCACCGGCTCTTCCGCGCCGCTGGCGAGGTCTACGACGTGCCCGAGAGCGCCATCGACGCGTTTACGGGCGTGGCGGGCAGCGGGCCGGCGTACGCGTTCCTGCTGGCCGAGGCGATGGCGGCCGGCGGGCTCGAGGCGGGTCAGGAAGCCGGACTCACCGGGGCCAGCATCCGCGCGATCGTCGCCCAGACCCTCCGCGGCGCGTCCGAGATGCTCCTTACTGAAGAGGACGGAAAACTCCCCGACCCCGCCGAGCTCCGCGCCGCCGTCACGAGCAAGGGCGGCACGACGGCGGCGGCGCTCGGCGTGCTTGAGGCCCGAGGAATGCGCGACGCGGTTCGAGACGCCGTGCTGGCGGCGGCGCGGCGGGCGGGGGAACTGGGGAACTGA
- a CDS encoding acetyl-CoA carboxylase carboxyltransferase subunit alpha, translating to MASYYTLDFEQPLRALDDEIGQLKSRVDALTSGASPSGSGDPAELAEAEHALADRLARHSQTMAELYKQLSPWNTVRVARHPDRPQGRDYIEAFCRDFAELHGDRRSGEDPAIVTGFGRIGDFKCMIVAHHKGRDTQEKLRCHFGCPHPEGYRKAIQKMQMAAKFGVPIVTFVDTPGAFPGLEAEQRGQAEAIAYNLREMSLLPVPIVSIVIGEGGSGGALGIAVGDRVAMLQHAWYSVISPEGCAAILWKQANERTNSQAATALKLTARDNLELGVVDAVIDEPAGGAHRDTADAARRLEQWIVAQLEALTELGTEDLLEQRYQRYRKLGSYGVVERVPAGPEEADQEA from the coding sequence ATGGCCAGCTACTACACCCTCGACTTCGAGCAGCCCCTGCGCGCCCTGGACGACGAGATCGGCCAGCTCAAGAGCCGCGTCGACGCCCTGACCAGCGGGGCCAGCCCGTCGGGCTCGGGCGACCCTGCCGAGTTGGCCGAGGCCGAGCACGCGCTGGCCGATCGCCTGGCCCGCCACAGCCAGACCATGGCCGAGCTCTACAAGCAGCTCAGCCCGTGGAACACCGTCCGCGTCGCCCGCCATCCCGACCGTCCCCAGGGGCGCGATTACATCGAGGCATTCTGCCGTGACTTCGCCGAGCTCCACGGGGACCGGCGCAGCGGGGAAGATCCCGCCATCGTCACCGGCTTCGGCCGCATCGGCGACTTCAAGTGCATGATCGTGGCCCACCACAAGGGCCGCGACACGCAGGAGAAGCTCCGCTGCCACTTCGGCTGCCCGCACCCCGAGGGCTATCGCAAGGCCATCCAGAAGATGCAGATGGCCGCCAAGTTCGGCGTGCCGATCGTGACGTTCGTCGACACGCCCGGCGCGTTCCCGGGCCTGGAAGCCGAGCAGCGCGGCCAGGCCGAGGCCATCGCGTACAACCTCCGCGAGATGAGCCTGCTGCCCGTTCCCATCGTGTCGATCGTCATCGGCGAGGGCGGCTCGGGCGGCGCCCTGGGCATCGCCGTGGGCGACCGCGTGGCCATGCTCCAGCACGCGTGGTACTCGGTCATCAGCCCCGAGGGCTGCGCGGCGATCTTGTGGAAGCAGGCCAACGAGCGGACCAACAGCCAGGCGGCCACCGCCCTCAAGCTCACCGCCCGCGACAACCTGGAACTGGGCGTGGTCGACGCCGTGATCGACGAGCCCGCCGGCGGGGCCCACCGCGACACCGCCGACGCCGCCCGCCGGCTCGAGCAGTGGATCGTGGCCCAGCTCGAGGCCCTGACCGAATTGGGCACCGAGGACCTGCTCGAGCAGCGATACCAGCGGTACCGCAAGCTGGGCAGCTACGGCGTGGTCGAACGGGTCCCAGCGGGACCCGAGGAGGCCGATCAGGAGGCCTAG